The genomic interval ATACATAATTTTTTCATTCCAAACCTTGTCCCAATGGTCGCAAATATCTTCTCCAAAGTTGCCCAGACATGTATTACAATAATTGTAATTTGAGTCACATTCTTTTAATTTGGCTTCTGCCTGACTGAACATTTCTCTTACATAGTCGTTTCGATTATCTTCTTGTGTTACTGACCAAGGTGTACAAGTGAAATGTAAAAGAATGCTCCTTAGAATAGTACAATTTTCAACTGGGTATTTACCTAGCCACGTAACACCTCGGGATATGCTTTGCTTTATCGTCCATTGGTCGAGCTGCCCAGCTTCTTCCTGTTGTAGGATAAAACTAGCTTCTAATCGTAGAGGCTCTGCCGTTGGAAAAAACCAGTGATAAATGGCATTGTTGAACAACTTTCCGATTTTTACGCCTGATTTTCGTGTATATTCGTTAATGAGCATATCAATACCTTTTTCGCTATCAAAAATACGTTTCATATTCATACCTACCTTCCATGTTATTATATAATTATATGTATTTAAAAATATTATACCATAAAAATATGGTGATTCAACAATTTATAGACTGAGTGATAGTTCTTTTTGTATTATTTTGAATTATTGGGGCGCTTTACTTTTTTTGTAGAGGTATCACGAAAATAATAAAAAGCAACAAGGTTGTGTTTGTCTCATTCATAGGCTTCACACTTTTTTAGGGAGAAAATTGATTGCCTGCTGTTTGATAGTAGCACTTGGAAAAATTATAGTGTAGTTGGTCAAAATAAGAATTTCCTCATATGCAAAAAATGTATTACCTACGTATTCTCCAATCCAGTTTTCCTCGATAGGGTATCTTTTATATTATCCTAACCAAAAGGGATTATCATGCTGATGATAAATTTAAAAACCCACAACAAAAAACATGATTCTACAAAAAAATCATGTTTCATCCTATTTTTACTTGCAATCCCTAAAAAGTGTAATATAATTAGAAATAGGTGGAAATTAAAAAAGTCGCCGTGTCCTAGGAGTGGTGGTACACTCTTAGGCACGAGCAGGTGGATCAGCACCTACACGTAACAGCTAGCTGTCTACGACGACAATTTATTATACCGTGCTTTTTCTTTGGTGACAAGGGAGATGGTATGTTCGGTATAATACGATTGGAGTTTTGGCAGGAAGCTTAGCGTCTGCATGCAATCATGATATAGCAAAGCGCATGTGTAGGTTGGATAAACCCTCGCATGCGCTTTTTTGATTTCCCCTGAGACAAACTGTAGATTGATTTCTTCTATCTGAACAGGCAGATAGAAGAAATCTCCTACAGAATGAGGATGGGGGAGATATAAATTGGTATTAGGAAAACAAGGTCGCAAAAGGCTGAATTTAGGCAACCTCAAAAACGCGTGGCGAGGCGTCATCTTCGCCACAAAAACCAATGGACAGAATGAACGATCAACGAAGCTCGAGACTTAGCTTTCATCATAATTGAAAACTAAAATATAGTTGGAGGGATCGTTATTATGAGGAAGAGTGTGTTTGATTTCTTGGCTGCGACGATGGAACATGAAAATTTGAAGGAGTTAGATTTAGATAAATATTCTAGTGAATACTATCATGCCAATCAAAAAGTCCTTGCATATCAGAAAAAACTCCAAAATGCATTACCTGTGGAGCTGCAACAAACTTTGATCCAGCTTGATGATGAATATAACTGTATGCTCATCAGTGGAATGGACGTACACTATCGACAAGGTTTTTCCGATGCAGTTCATCTAATGCTGGAGACCTTAACTTGGGCACCGACACGGAGTTAATGATAAAGAAAAACCTCATTGCTACCAGAATAGCCAGTCTATCTGAAGAACAGGCTCTGTTCTATCAATGTGAAATACTGTGAATGAGTGAGATAAACAAAGTAAATCGTTAGATTTTTAAAGGAGGTTAAGTCGATGAAAAAGCATTCAACTGTTCGGAATTTCCGAACAGTTGATACTAACGGAAAGACTTATAATATGGCTTACTATAACCTTGACATGATTATTTCTTTGGGGTATCGAGTAAGATCACAGGTTGCTACGCAGTTTCGTTGCTGGGCAACGGAGCGATTGAAGAAGCATAGCTGCAAACAATTAAAGAAGTCGATAAGACTGCCAAGAAAAAGGTGGAATGCAAGGAATAGACTGCATCCACTAACTGCCAGATGGAGAAACAGAATGCTTCTAAGGACAATTCAACATAAGATGCATGTACCTGAGTTGAATTATAGGAACCATTCTTGAGAGTATTTTTTTATTGTCGATAAAAGGAAAGTTTGTTATAATCAGGACAGGTGCTACGATAACGATAGGCGGTTAGTTTCCGTTCGGTATCCGTGTTTTACGGAGGAATGGGGGTGATGCCATGAATGATACAAATTTAACTCTGTTATTTTTTATCATCTTGGTTTTTGCCATAAAAAAAGATTAACCGCCCTGCTCTCAACATGTGCGGTTAATCTTCTAATCGTATAACGGGAGCTAACCGTTTATCGGTAGCACCTTTTATATGTTTATCATAAAACATATAATTTATTCTGTCAATAACGAAATATAATATTTAGGGAGCGGAATCAGAATAAAATAAGGGCGCCATTGTTGCCGATCACCTTAAGAGTCGGTAGTGAAAGAAGCGGTTCCGAAACTTACATAGACAAGCGAAGCCGGAACTTTGGATTTGTTCATTAAATCTGGTCAAGGTCAATCGCATTTCATACACAATCTGTTCCTATTTATTATCATTCGTTATAAAACTACAATTTGTAGGCTGTATGCCTTAGTAGGGCACTTGCAGTTTGATTAGAGGGCAACCTAGAAATGGGTTGTCCTAATTTATTTTAAATAGTAAAAAACATTACCAATATTATAAAAAGACCATTTTAAGTATTATGCGATAAAGCTAGCTGAAACCGTTTAATATCAGCAATGGGAGGTAATCCGAACATTCGTAAAGACTCCCTGCTGAATTGTGAAGGACTGTCATAACCGACTTTATATCCGGCAGTTGCGTATTCAAATGATTCCGACAGTAATAAACGTCTTGCTTCCTGTAGTCGGATTTGCTTTTGATACTGTAGTGGGCTTAGGGCAGTAATGTCCTTAAAATGACGATGCAATGATGCAGAACTCATATTTGCAATTAAGCCAAAGGTGACGGGTCTGTTTGTCTATTCACGTAAATTTAAAAATTCGCTACAATGCCAATAAATTTAAGTTTTATACGCCTTATCTTTTTTCACCTAATGGGTGAAAGTAAAAAAACATGAAAAAAGAGTTCATTCTTGCTAACTTTTTATTGATTTGAGCAAGATAATCAGAAACGCTATACCGATAACTTTCCGAACCGAGCATCACGATCTTTTCTCCTTGAGCAACTATACATAAGGACGGTTTTTGAATATGACATATAGGCACTGCAATATTTGAATCACAAATAAGATGAAGGTATGAAATTTTCGTTTCATGGTCTTCATCACTACCAGAAAAACGCTTAATAAGTCTGGCTAGTTCATTGCAATATACTCAGATAATGCTTAATCTAAATGATAGTATTAGGCAAGAAGTTGATATAAATAGTATATCGTATATTGCAATAAAGAGAGTAAAATGACATCAAGTCACTTAGTGTAACCTATCCAGTAAAAGAATATATCGTAAAAAAACTTTAAATATTGTATAAAATAGGAAGGGGAGAATATTGTGAATTTAAAAACTAAAATGCTACTGTTGATTTTGATTCCGGTTATATTTTTAGTGAGCTTGTTGAGTTTATACGGTTATTATGCTTCAAAACAACAGTTGGAAGAACAAGTTATGGAAACGAATCGAAACATGATGCTTGCCTATAGTGAACAGCTTAATAACGAATTAAAGCAAGAGGAAAGCCAAGTCAAACATTTAGCTGTCATGATTGGAAAACAAAATTTAACGTTAGATGAGATTCGTAATTTGGCACATCTAACCAAAGATGGTGCAAATAAAACGACGCTAAGCGTCTTTGTTGGTTTGGAAGACGGTGCCTATGTAAACAGTGAGGATTACACCGTTCCGGCTGGATTTGATGTTCGTCAGCGTGACTGGTATAAGGGCAGCAGTAAAGAGGACAAACCTTTTTATACGGAAGTATATAAAAGTGCAGATGGCAATACGGTCGTAAGTATTGGGCAACGCATTATGGGCATTGATGGAAAATTGAAAGGTGCAGTTTGTAATGATGTAAATTTGACGGAACTTTTGAAAAAGGTGCAAAGTCTTAAAGTAGGAGAGTCCGGCTATGTATTTTTAGTTGCACGGGATGGGTCTTATATTATACATCCAAAATTCAAGAGTGAAGATAATATAAAAGATGTGGCCAATGCTGCTTTTGCCGGATTCTTTGAACGCGTTTCAACGGGTGATACTGTAGTAGAAATCACGCAATTTGAAGGAGCTGAAAAAATTACAGGTGGAGTTCCGGTCGGCAATAGTGGATGGATTCTTGGCCTTTCAATGGACTATGACGAAATGTTTGCGGCAACGCGTACAATGGCGGAGATCTTTGCTCTGGCTACAGGTATAATTGCTCTACTGCTTTGTGGAATTATCTTATGGGTTATTTTAAAGATTACAAGTGCAATGCAAGGTATGACCAAGCTTTCAGAGCAACTTGCTCAAGGTGATTTTAGAGAAAATGAAAAATATCAAATTACAAGTAAGGATGAAATCGGCAGATTGGGCAATTCTCTTCTTAAAATGCGGACAACATTAAGAACCTTGCTTAAACAAGTCAGCCATTCTGCGGAACAAGTCGCTGCTGCCAGTGAAGAATTAACTGCAAGCTCCGAACAGTCATCTCAGGTAACACAACAAGTTGCTGTTTCCATTACAAATGTGGCAGAAGGTGCTGATCATCAGGTAGCCGCAATTGATACTGTAACAAAAGAAGTTGCAGGTATAAATGAAAATATTCGTGAATTGATCAGTAACTCGGATCAAGTATTTGTGAAGGCTGCTGATGCTGCGGAAAAAGCCGAGTCAGGAAATCAAGCTATTTTAAGTGCAGAGAAACAAATGGTTAGTATCGAATCTGTTGTAGGATTATCGGCAAACGTAGTTGAATCGCTAGGGGAGCGTTCGAAAGAAATTGGTACTATTGTAGATACGATTTCTGGGATTGCAGGACAAACAAATTTATTAGCGTTAAACGCAGCAATTGAAGCCGCACGGGCCGGAGAGCAAGGAAAAGGCTTTGCTGTTGTAGCAGAAGAAGTAAGGAAGCTTGCTGAACAGTCACAAGAAGCGGCAAAACATATCGCAGAGCTTATTCACAAGATTCAGGAGGATACAGCGCAAGCGGTCGATGTGATGCAAAGTGGTACCGATGAAGTAAAACGCGGTACCGAAATCGTGACTCATGCCGGAAGCATCTTTAAAGAAATTAATGAAATGGTTGTATTGGTAAATGAGAAGGCAAAATTAGCGCAGGATTCTGTTGGGAAAATCGTCAATGGAATTATGAAGATTGATGAATCCACTAAAAATATTCATCAGGTTAGCAGATCTACCTCAGCAGAGGCACAAAGTGTATCTGCTGCCACGGAAGAACAATCCGCTTCCGTTCACGAAATGTCTACAGCCAGTCAGTCTTTAGCAAATTTAGCACAAGAATTGCAAAATGAAGTGAATCGATTTAAAGTTTAGCTGAGAATGAAAGAGGCCTGCCGCATATTACTACGGCAGGCTTCAATTTTTAAACAAATTAAAATAACTATATCAATATAGCAGGAGATAGCAAAATCCGTTCTTTTTGTCTAAAACAAATAATGGTTCTATAATAAATGTTGAGGTAATTAGCGAAAACTGATTATCTCAACATTATATTTTGTATATAAGATGACGTTTTTTTTTCGTCTTGATAAACCTAGATTATCATGCCAAGCCGACAAAGAGATAAGAAGAAAGTAAGCGTCAATTTATTATAAACTGTTCGGAATTTCCGAACAGTTTATAATAACTAAAGGAAATAATTCATACCAAAGGTATGGATATTGCGGTATATACAGAAAATTTTCAAGATGAATTTATATCCCTAACTGATATCGCCCGATACAAAAGTAATTAACCTAAAGCCGTTATCAAGAATTGAATGCGAAGTAAAGACACAATAGAATTTTTAGGCTTATGGGACTTTTTATATAATAATAGTTTTAAGGGGGGCGAATTCGACTCCTTTAAAAGAGAAGTGAAGCCGTCACTTTGAATTTGTCCATCAATCTAGTTAAGGTCAAGAGCATTTCATAAACGATCTATTCCTATTTATCATTTGTTATAAAACTACAATTAGTAAGCTGGATGTCTTAGTAGGGCACTTGCAGTTTGATTAGAGGGCAACCTAGAAATGGGTTGCCCTACTCGATTTTAAAAAGTAAAAAACATTATCAATGTTATAGAAAGACCATATTAAGTATTATGCGATAAAGCTAGCTGAAACCGTTTAATATCAGCAATGGGAGGTAATCCGAACATTCGTAAATATTCTCTGCTGAACTGAGAAGGACTGTCATAACCAACTTGATATGCGACAGTTGCAGCTTCAAATGATTCCGACAGTAATAAACGTCTTGCTTCCTGTAGTCGGATTTGCTTTTGGTACTGTAGTGGACTCAGGGCAGTTATGTCCTTAAAATGACGATGCAATGACGCAGAACTCATATTTGCAATCACAGCCATGTCATCAATACGCAAATTCTTGTCGTAATTTTTTAAAATATACTTGGTTACTTTTGCAATACGACAGAAATTGCTGTCTGCCATAGCAATTAATTTCAAAGAATCCCCCTGTTCATCACAGAGAACTCTATAGAGAATCTCACGGATGATTAATGGGGCGAGTATAGGGATATCTTTTGGGTTTTCCAGGAGTTGAACAAGCCTTACTACTGCATCAAGAAGATTAAAAGGCATTTTGCCCAAAAACAAACTGCGGCTGGATCTTTTTATTTTATTTGGCAGAAGATCGGTTTCTTTCATAATGTCAAAAATAAGATTTTGGTCTAAATCCAGCCGGAGTGCCAAATAGGGAAATTCACGCGATGCCATGGTCACTCTTCCGGTAATTGGTACACCTACAGATACAGCAAGATAATCAGAGACGCCATAACGATAACTTTCCGAACCAAGCATCACGATCTTTTCTCCCTGAGCGACTATACATAAGGAAGGTTTTTGAATATGACATATAGGCCTTGCAATATTTGAATCACAAATGAGATGAAGGGCTGGAATTTTAGTTTCAAGGTCTCCATCACTACCAGTAAAATGCTTAATAAGTCTGGCTAGTTCATGTTGTTTTGTACTTGTATCTTTCAGGGGTGTTAACTCTATATAATCCGACATTAATTAGCTCCTTTATCAGATCCTGTTTTTATTATATTTGAACAGTATACTCAGAAAATACTTAATCTAAATGATAGTATTAGGCAAGAAGTTGATATAAATAGTATACCATATATTGCAATTAACAGGCTATAATGATATCAAGTCGCTTAGTGGTAGCTAAGAGATTTGATATTAACATGCAATAGTAGATAGAGAAAAGGAGTGGTTTTTTGGAACAAAGTAAGAAAAACAAATACATAGGGATATGGGTTAGATATATTGGAGGATTAAAATGAACCAAATAAAAAAGAAACCTTCTGAAAAAATAGAACTAAATCAATTCTTGATTCTTTTGATGTCAATTGCTAGCGCAATTTGTGCAGCAAATTTATATTATGCGCAACCTTTGCTATCCAATCTTTCGACCTATTTTCATGTCTCGTCGACCGTTATCGGAATTCCGGCAACGATTATTCAAATTGGTTTTGCAATTGGATTGATTTTTATTGTGCCGTTGGGTGACATAGTAAACCAGCGTTCATTAATTATCGTTATGCTCCTTTGCTCGATGGCAGCATTACTGGAGCTTTCGTTTGCCACAAATATTATATGGTTCACCATTGGTTCTTTATTTGTTGGCATCACGTCTATTGCCCAAATGGTACTTGTAACATTAGCAGCGCATTTGGCAAATCCCGCTTCCAGAGGTCGCGTAATTGGTACTGTAATGTCCGGCGTGTTAATTGGAATGCAGCTGTCACGCACTTTTAGTGGAGTTATTGGAACATATTATGGCTGGCAAGTGGTCTATCTGATCGCTGCTGTAATGATAGGAATACTAATTATTATTTTCTATTTTTACCTACCCCAGTCCGCTCCTAACGCAGCTATGAGTTAT from Massilibacillus massiliensis carries:
- a CDS encoding DUF6809 family protein, whose protein sequence is MRKSVFDFLAATMEHENLKELDLDKYSSEYYHANQKVLAYQKKLQNALPVELQQTLIQLDDEYNCMLISGMDVHYRQGFSDAVHLMLETLTWAPTRS
- a CDS encoding AraC family transcriptional regulator N-terminal domain-containing protein produces the protein MKRFSGSDEDHETKISYLHLICDSNIAVPICHIQKPSLCIVAQGEKIVMLGSESYRYSVSDYLAQINKKLARMNSFFMFFYFHPLGEKR
- a CDS encoding MFS transporter, which gives rise to MNQIKKKPSEKIELNQFLILLMSIASAICAANLYYAQPLLSNLSTYFHVSSTVIGIPATIIQIGFAIGLIFIVPLGDIVNQRSLIIVMLLCSMAALLELSFATNIIWFTIGSLFVGITSIAQMVLVTLAAHLANPASRGRVIGTVMSGVLIGMQLSRTFSGVIGTYYGWQVVYLIAAVMIGILIIIFYFYLPQSAPNAAMSYGKLIASLGSILRNQSILRSSSLIGAMMFASFSAFWTTLSFLLKSPVYNLGAQMAGMLGLIGAVGALAASVAGRVVDKKGDYFTLTIGISLSMVGVMCFWMIGYQMWGLVLGIILLSIGVQTAQIANQAKINTLDAALRSRNNGVYMAFYFIGGAIGSFLGSYFWGLSGWTGVCILGVGFQIITALTHFLGNKHSAIAPN
- a CDS encoding methyl-accepting chemotaxis protein, with amino-acid sequence MNLKTKMLLLILIPVIFLVSLLSLYGYYASKQQLEEQVMETNRNMMLAYSEQLNNELKQEESQVKHLAVMIGKQNLTLDEIRNLAHLTKDGANKTTLSVFVGLEDGAYVNSEDYTVPAGFDVRQRDWYKGSSKEDKPFYTEVYKSADGNTVVSIGQRIMGIDGKLKGAVCNDVNLTELLKKVQSLKVGESGYVFLVARDGSYIIHPKFKSEDNIKDVANAAFAGFFERVSTGDTVVEITQFEGAEKITGGVPVGNSGWILGLSMDYDEMFAATRTMAEIFALATGIIALLLCGIILWVILKITSAMQGMTKLSEQLAQGDFRENEKYQITSKDEIGRLGNSLLKMRTTLRTLLKQVSHSAEQVAAASEELTASSEQSSQVTQQVAVSITNVAEGADHQVAAIDTVTKEVAGINENIRELISNSDQVFVKAADAAEKAESGNQAILSAEKQMVSIESVVGLSANVVESLGERSKEIGTIVDTISGIAGQTNLLALNAAIEAARAGEQGKGFAVVAEEVRKLAEQSQEAAKHIAELIHKIQEDTAQAVDVMQSGTDEVKRGTEIVTHAGSIFKEINEMVVLVNEKAKLAQDSVGKIVNGIMKIDESTKNIHQVSRSTSAEAQSVSAATEEQSASVHEMSTASQSLANLAQELQNEVNRFKV
- the rhuM gene encoding RhuM family protein — translated: MKKHSTVRNFRTVDTNGKTYNMAYYNLDMIISLGYRVRSQVATQFRCWATERLKKHSCKQLKKSIRLPRKRWNARNRLHPLTARWRNRMLLRTIQHKMHVPELNYRNHS
- a CDS encoding AraC family transcriptional regulator — protein: MSDYIELTPLKDTSTKQHELARLIKHFTGSDGDLETKIPALHLICDSNIARPICHIQKPSLCIVAQGEKIVMLGSESYRYGVSDYLAVSVGVPITGRVTMASREFPYLALRLDLDQNLIFDIMKETDLLPNKIKRSSRSLFLGKMPFNLLDAVVRLVQLLENPKDIPILAPLIIREILYRVLCDEQGDSLKLIAMADSNFCRIAKVTKYILKNYDKNLRIDDMAVIANMSSASLHRHFKDITALSPLQYQKQIRLQEARRLLLSESFEAATVAYQVGYDSPSQFSREYLRMFGLPPIADIKRFQLALSHNT
- a CDS encoding helix-turn-helix domain-containing protein; the protein is MSSASLHRHFKDITALSPLQYQKQIRLQEARRLLLSESFEYATAGYKVGYDSPSQFSRESLRMFGLPPIADIKRFQLALSHNT